The Hymenobacter sp. 5317J-9 region TTATGCCCTTGCGCTGCCCTATTTGGTAAGCGCTTATAGATGAAATTTATTGGAAGGGTTATGTCCTTACTATAGTTTGCGCCATCATCATAAGCCAAATGAAATCAAGGCGTTCACAATAAACCTACAACTTAATTAACAACTATAATTGGTTGTTAATTAAGTTGTAGGTTTTCTTTCCTGTTCAATTTTGCTTTTTACGGCTGCCACCACGAAATCATGAATGGAGATGCGGTCTCGCTTCGGGAGTGCCTGCTGGATTTCCCTGATTTGAGCCAACTCACTTTCGTAAATTTTGAACGTGAATGATTTGAGCTTATCCTCCTCCGGCTCCGGTGCTGACGCAATTGGTTCGGTTAAAACGGAGCCTCCTTTGTTAATCATCTCCTGCATTGACGTGGCTATTGCACGTACAGGGGGCAAACCGATTTTGGGCTTTTTCATACGTTGGCGCTGGTTTAATAACTTGCTGAATCAGTTCTTAAACGACAACTATTTTAACAACTGAATCAACAACTGATTTCGCATCAGATTTAATACTTTTTATAAGTTGTGAATCAGATTCTAGTTTCACAATTCATTCAACAACTGGTTTTAGTTGTTGAATGCTATTTAGAGCTTTGATTTACAATCGATGCCGCTTTTTGCACGCAGTTGCAGAGCTCATTTATTTCTGCCACTGCTTTGTCATCGGCTGGCTTCATTTCCAGTACCCCTAAGCCAGTAGCTGCTGCGTTGGCAAAGGAGATGCGATTCCCAACGGCAGCATCCAAAAACTGTAAGTACTCCGATTCGCGTAGCAGTTCGCCGACCTCTTCCTTGTACGTGCCGCGGGCATCGGCTTTGTTGATAAACGTCAGGCACCGCAGGCCGGGGTTGAACGGATGCACTTCCGCAATCAGGTTCTCCACCTTGCGCAGGGTCCATATATCGAGCGAGCGCGGAGCGAACGGCACCAGGTAGGCTTGGGAGATGGTCAGGGCCGACCGCTGGCTGACCGTGTCCCGCCCCCCCGTGTCGATGATGATGTCGTCATACTTCGTGGCCAGCCGGGC contains the following coding sequences:
- a CDS encoding AAA family ATPase, with the protein product MIYTVGGIKGGSGKTTIATNLTVFLLQQGRDVILVDADDQESATDFTSFRHQSLDGEIGYTAVKLTGRELHASVARLATKYDDIIIDTGGRDTVSQRSALTISQAYLVPFAPRSLDIWTLRKVENLIAEVHPFNPGLRCLTFINKADARGTYKEEVGELLRESEYLQFLDAAVGNRISFANAAATGLGVLEMKPADDKAVAEINELCNCVQKAASIVNQSSK